One genomic segment of Macrobrachium rosenbergii isolate ZJJX-2024 chromosome 40, ASM4041242v1, whole genome shotgun sequence includes these proteins:
- the LOC136826201 gene encoding uncharacterized protein, which translates to MSQQELTVHHRVNYTRYARLIYCLSTEIILQAFKWLYEGKSLTLKEFYEKEPKKFENIPEHYRRDIKNGKQPEEMDFTFLYKLLQSVCGLANPNNAIWFKEAPMPSDKPLENALYQIKALRNALSHPNPKNFMLLSDQDLDKAVGKLQMLFENVLKSSAIKARINKRKLNRAITKMQDGLRKEQYLDSSLSNKEFLKISLEELLDQISSHPKTAYLNPRLEEVTDKKFEGQSNPGLEEVTDVKFEGQSKLGDSRQPKTFILKDLFDRETHAKQVPKVIVLSGSTGSGKTSLCRFLARDWLSKSTSVRQLGKYDLVLLLSCRRITTTDLHRLLRNSLLPKATKLLDTLELSTFLKCHRILWLVDGWDEAKSEAITLITDLFVKVEHEWMHHTVLITSRPNLVSEILKRTGCQDTILKVQLLGLDEKEQKQLLQLNSRGSQTSFDSGSIERFLSFVDKCSISIKEDLKNPLKFLLIFRIWAEDSSKVITGSLIQLYGAIKDSYQKRLLIRLKEQPFAAENNSEYLVTAWLKELSKVTFESFLKNEGLHLSPECIKILKNSCYPSVATYCLSTFLEYHQQTDSIQSHQYSFLHPTQKIFFASQYIVNIINEAENPEQKVDEIFQQNISSFELSHAIDPFLGVYDISAQIQLVFMSIVSKVSNGFLWPHLQQMHIRSFCESTVKKVIDSLFNSYTKQTPDVDNIREFFPVLRSALEIQSANGGLEKWPVRSLLKVIYLSIPEGNTSSRWLEVLRVCRYDQNVLQEVVQYIDTQELQVSDAHLKAAWELMCYVVPRKILVSISGDPKQLPDLEILLHLVRKHRIEVQLVLLQHLTNLRKRDLSGDYLEMLCSHDSNCRLTHFSGCLSRQDLGALQKASSLETLSIRIMDGEVVKQLHNITRKFKNLSAIMVVYDLKSYPHVRLPLNEKRYFTKFLTVMVFFPHLHETDVKRAADFICCFCKNYFTIHFSRIGKHGINTISSALTKNKVTVTSMYKNRLS; encoded by the exons ATGTCTCAACAAGAACTGACTGTCCACCACCGTGTGAACTACACCAGGTATGCTAGGTTAATATATTGCCTAAGCACAGAAATTATACTGCAAGCATTTAAATGGCTGTACGAAGGAAAATCTCTAACACTGAAGGAGTTCTATGAAAAAGAGCCCAAGAAATTCGAAAACATTCCAGAGCATTATCGCAGAGAtatcaaaaatggaaaacagcCAGAGGAGATGGATTTCACTTTTTTGTACAAGCTGCTCCAAAGTGTCTGTGGTTTAGCTAATCCAAACAATGCAATATGGTTCAAAGAGGCGCCAATGCCCAGTGATAAACCTCTTGAAAATGCCCTATATCAAATAAAAGCATTGAGGAATGCGTTGTCTCACCCTAATCCTAAGAATTTTATGCTACTTAGCGACCAAGATTTGGACAAAGCTGTAGGAAAACTCCAGATGCTCTTTGAGAATGTCTTGAAATCATCAGCAATAAAGGCacgaataaacaaaagaaaactgaacaGGGCCATCACCAAAATGCAAGATGGTCTCCGAAAGGAGCAATATCTTGACAGCTCACTCAGCAATAAAGAGTTTTTGAAGATAAGTCTGGAGGAGCTCTTGGATCAGATCTCCAGCCACCCCAAGACAGCATACTTGAACCCCAGGCTGGAAGAAGTAACCGATAAAAAATTTGAGGGACAAAGTAACCCCGGACTGGAAGAAGTAACCGAtgtaaaatttgagggtcaaagTAAGTTGGGTGACAGCCGGCAACCGAAAACTTTCATACTGAAAGACCTCTTTGATCGCGAGACTCATGCAAAACAAGTACCTAAGGTCATCGTTCTGAGTGGGTCGACAGGATCTGGAAAGACTTCTTTATGCAG ATTTTTAGCAAGAGACTGGTTGTCTAAATCAACGTCTGTGAGACAGTTGGGGAAATATGACCTAGTGCTGTTACTCAGCTGTAGGAGGATTACTACAACAGACCTTCATCGCCTCTTGAGAAACAGCCTGCTACCTAAAGCTACTAAATTGCTTGACACCCTAGAGTTATCAACATTTCTAAAATGTCACAGAATACTGTGGCTTGTAGATGGCTGGGATGAGGCGAAATCTGAAGCTATAACACTCATAACGGATCTGTTCGTCAAAGTAGAACATGAATGGATGCATCATACAGTTCTAATTACTTCAAGGCCTAATCTGGTCAGCGAAATCTTGAAGAGAACTGGTTGTCAGGACACTATTCTGAAAGTTCAATTGCTGGGGCttgatgaaaaagaacaaaaacaactaTTGCAACTTAATTCGAGAGGATCCCAAACTTCCTTTGACAGTGGTTCAATAGAGAGATTTTTAAGCTTTGTTGACAAATGCAGTATTAGCATCAAGGAAGATCTGAAAAACCCTTTGaagtttcttttgatatttagaaTCTGGGCTGAAgattcaagtaaagttataactGGAAGCTTGATTCAGCTATACGGTGCCATAAAAGATTCTTATCAGAAGCGCCTCCTCATAAGGTTGAAGGAGCAGCCTTTTGCAGcagaaaataattcagaataCCTTGTCACCGCTTGGTTAAAGGAAttatcaaaagttacttttgagtCCTTCTTAAAAAATGAGGGACTACACCTTAGTCCTGAATGCATTAAGATCTTGAAAAATTCTTGCTACCCATCTGTAGCAACTTATTGCCTGTCTACGTTTCTTGAATACCATCAACAGACAGACTCTATACAATCGCATCAGTATTCATTCCTTCATCCAACGCAGAAGATATTTTTTGCATCacaatatattgtaaatattatcaATGAAGCTGAAAACCCAGAACAGAAGGTAGACGagatttttcaacaaaatatcaGCAGCTTTGAACTGAGCCATGCCATCGACCCTTTTCTTGGTGTGTATGATATATCAGCTCAAATTCAGTTAGTCTTTATGAGTATTGTCTCAAAGGTATCTAACGGATTCCTATGGCCTCATCTGCAGCAAATGCATATCAGGTCTTTCTGTGAATCTACAGTCAAGAAGGTGATAGATAGTCTGTTCAattcatacacaaaacaaacaccagaCGTTGATAACATAAGAGAATTTTTCCCAGTTCTTCGTAGTGCTTTAGAAATACAAAGTGCCAATGGTGGTCTTGAAAAATGGCCGGTCAGATCTCTGCTGAAGGTGATATATTTATCCATTCCTGAGGGCAACACATCTAGTAGATGGCTGGAAGTGCTCAGGGTCTGCCGGTATGATCAAAATGTGCTGCAGGAGGTTGTACAGTATATTGACACGCAAGAATTACAAGTTTCCGATGCCCATCTAAAAGCAGCCTGGGAGCTCATGTGCTATGTTGTTCCTAGGAAAATTCTTGTCAGTATTTCAGGAGACCCAAAGCAACTGCCTGACCTAGAAATTTTGCTCCACTTAGTTCGGAAGCACAGGATTGAAGTTCAGCTTGTCCTGCTACAACACTTGACGAATCTTAGAAAGCGTGATCTGTCCGGTGACTATTTGGAGATGCTATGCAGCCATGACTCGAACTGCAGATTAACACACTTTTCTGGTTGCCTGAGCAGACAAGATCTTGGCGCGCTGCAGAAGGCGTCCTCTCTAGAGACTCTATCAATACGTATAATGGATGGCGAGGTTGTTAAACAGCTTCATAACATAACTCGCAAGTTTAAGAATTTGAGTGCCATAATGGTCGTGTATGACTTGAAATCATATCCACACGTTAGACTGCCACTcaatgaaaaaagatattttacgAAATTTCTCACAGTTATGGTCTTTTTTCCACATTTACACGAAACAGATGTCAAAAGAGCTGCTGATTTTATCTGCTGcttttgtaaaaattactttacaaTTCACTTTAGTAGGATTGGAAAGCATGGCATTAATACAATTTCTTCTGCCTTAACTAAAAACAAGGTGACAGTTACCAGCATGTACAAAAACCGTCTATCGTAA